A stretch of Anaeromyxobacter dehalogenans 2CP-1 DNA encodes these proteins:
- a CDS encoding NADH-quinone oxidoreductase subunit B, translated as MAARMDPGIGGDVTLLHTSQLDNLINLARASSLYYLTFGLACCGIELMQTGGPRADVMRFGAIPRASPRQADFMIVAGTLTYKMAERARLLYDQMPEPKYVISMGSCSNCGGLFQLGYSVCKGVDKVIPVDVYVPGCPPRPEALTEGLLRLQEIVRSEPWSTKRRPAAQAEGA; from the coding sequence ATGGCGGCACGCATGGACCCGGGGATCGGCGGCGACGTCACGCTGCTCCACACGAGCCAGCTGGACAACCTCATCAACCTCGCGCGCGCGAGCTCGCTCTACTACCTGACGTTCGGCCTGGCCTGCTGCGGCATCGAGCTGATGCAGACCGGCGGCCCGCGCGCCGACGTGATGCGCTTCGGCGCGATCCCCCGCGCCTCCCCGCGCCAGGCCGACTTCATGATCGTGGCCGGCACGCTCACCTACAAGATGGCCGAGCGCGCCCGCCTGCTCTACGACCAGATGCCCGAGCCGAAGTACGTCATCTCGATGGGCTCCTGCTCGAACTGCGGCGGCCTCTTCCAGCTCGGCTACTCGGTCTGCAAGGGCGTCGACAAGGTCATCCCGGTGGACGTCTACGTCCCGGGCTGCCCGCCGCGGCCGGAGGCGCTCACCGAGGGCCTCCTCCGGCTCCAGGAGATCGTCCGGAGCGA
- a CDS encoding NADH-quinone oxidoreductase subunit A, translating to MGFDFGTVLVFAVVTVGFALGGIAASRALGPKWPNPEKASIYECGERPVGVAWFNFNPRFYLVALVFLVFEVDIALTFPVVAVFKDWTSKGPGMAWVAFFELLVFTGILVVGLAWAWAHGDLEWVKTLGAPSEEAPARAEPRRAA from the coding sequence ATGGGCTTCGATTTCGGTACCGTACTCGTGTTCGCGGTGGTCACCGTCGGGTTCGCGCTCGGTGGAATTGCGGCATCTCGCGCACTGGGTCCGAAGTGGCCCAATCCCGAAAAGGCATCCATCTACGAGTGCGGCGAACGCCCCGTTGGGGTCGCGTGGTTCAACTTCAACCCGCGCTTCTATCTCGTCGCCCTGGTCTTCCTGGTCTTCGAGGTGGACATCGCCCTGACCTTCCCGGTGGTGGCGGTCTTCAAGGACTGGACGTCGAAGGGTCCGGGCATGGCCTGGGTGGCCTTCTTCGAGCTCCTGGTCTTCACCGGCATCCTGGTGGTCGGCCTGGCCTGGGCCTGGGCCCACGGCGACCTCGAGTGGGTCAAGACGCTGGGCGCGCCGAGCGAGGAGGCGCCTGCCCGCGCCGAGCCGCGCCGCGCGGCCTGA
- a CDS encoding NADH-quinone oxidoreductase subunit A: MLTPLQIYFPIGVVLLVAVVLAFTMLGLANVLGPRRPSLVKQTPFECGSEPVGSARERFGVKFYVVALLFIVFDIEAIFLYPWAVLLLPDGQGYPGLGWPGFVSMGIFVFTLVAGLVYVWKKGVLDWAD; this comes from the coding sequence ATGCTGACACCCCTGCAGATCTACTTCCCGATCGGTGTAGTCCTGCTGGTGGCGGTCGTACTCGCCTTCACGATGCTCGGCCTGGCCAACGTGCTCGGACCGCGCAGACCCAGCCTGGTGAAGCAGACCCCGTTCGAGTGCGGGTCGGAGCCGGTCGGCTCCGCGCGCGAGCGGTTCGGCGTGAAGTTCTACGTCGTCGCGCTGCTCTTCATCGTGTTCGACATCGAGGCGATCTTCCTTTACCCGTGGGCGGTGCTGCTGCTGCCGGACGGCCAGGGCTATCCCGGCCTCGGCTGGCCCGGCTTCGTCTCCATGGGGATCTTCGTGTTCACCCTGGTCGCGGGCCTCGTCTACGTCTGGAAGAAGGGCGTCCTCGACTGGGCGGATTAG
- a CDS encoding NADH-quinone oxidoreductase subunit B: MASELDGLPVIATRREEAEGFLQGLVSKSLGWARKYSLFTYPFVTACCGMEYMTMASARYDSDRFGAAMPRFSPRQADLLMVVGTVNCKQAPILQRVYEQMADPKWVMAFGVCASSGGFYDNYATVQGIDRVIPVDVYVPGCPPRPEQVLDGIMLLQKKIQNQSHKLIDRTPLPVISGGAGR, encoded by the coding sequence ATGGCATCGGAGCTCGACGGGCTGCCCGTCATCGCCACGCGCCGGGAGGAGGCGGAGGGGTTCCTCCAGGGCCTCGTCTCGAAGAGCCTGGGCTGGGCGCGCAAGTACTCCCTGTTCACCTATCCGTTCGTCACGGCCTGCTGCGGCATGGAGTACATGACCATGGCCTCGGCGCGGTACGACTCGGACCGGTTCGGCGCCGCCATGCCGCGGTTCTCGCCGCGCCAGGCCGACCTGCTGATGGTGGTGGGCACGGTGAACTGCAAGCAGGCGCCCATCCTCCAGCGCGTCTACGAGCAGATGGCCGATCCGAAGTGGGTGATGGCGTTCGGCGTCTGCGCCAGCTCCGGCGGGTTCTACGACAACTACGCGACGGTGCAGGGCATCGACCGGGTGATCCCGGTGGACGTCTACGTGCCCGGCTGTCCGCCGCGCCCGGAGCAGGTGCTCGACGGCATCATGCTGCTCCAGAAGAAGATCCAGAACCAGTCGCACAAGCTCATCGACCGCACGCCGCTCCCGGTGATCTCGGGCGGCGCCGGCCGGTAG
- a CDS encoding NADH-quinone oxidoreductase subunit C: MSKAVIAALVERFPDAVHAPYEGVGGDDCAFVERSRIVDVCRFLKEDPSLAFNMSPYITAVDYLGASPRFEVVYNLLSTVHNTRVRLRVKVPEGPEGVVPSVTGLWRGADWFERYCWDMYGIPFSGHPDMRRLLMYDEFEGHPLRKDYPLRGRQPLVVEREVHDIFRGPGPASRD, from the coding sequence ATGTCCAAGGCCGTGATCGCCGCGCTCGTCGAGCGCTTCCCGGATGCCGTCCACGCCCCGTACGAGGGCGTCGGCGGCGACGACTGCGCGTTCGTGGAGCGGAGCCGGATCGTCGACGTGTGCCGCTTCCTGAAGGAAGACCCGTCGCTCGCCTTCAACATGTCGCCGTACATCACGGCGGTGGACTACCTCGGCGCCAGCCCGCGCTTCGAGGTCGTCTACAACCTGCTCTCGACCGTGCACAACACGCGCGTGCGCCTGCGGGTGAAGGTGCCCGAGGGGCCCGAGGGCGTCGTGCCGTCGGTCACCGGCCTGTGGCGCGGCGCCGACTGGTTCGAGCGCTACTGCTGGGACATGTACGGGATCCCGTTCTCCGGGCACCCCGACATGCGCCGCCTGCTCATGTACGACGAGTTCGAGGGGCACCCGCTGCGCAAGGACTACCCGCTGCGCGGCCGGCAGCCGCTGGTCGTCGAGCGCGAGGTGCACGACATCTTCCGCGGGCCCGGGCCCGCGTCGCGCGACTAG